The DNA segment TGGCTATGTGGCATACCCGCTTGGATTGAAAGGTGTTGTGGTTGGTGAAGGGGACACGTATGAAGAGGCGCTTGCAGACGTAAAGTCAGCCATTCGCTTTCATATTGAAACGTTCGGAATGGAAGTCTTAGAGGAAGAGTCTGTCGTGTTGGAGGCCTTTATTGCCGAAGCGGGAGTAGCCCCATAGTGACAAAATTTCCGATCGATGCACCGAAGAGCAAAGTGGTAAAGGCGTTGGGGCTGCTCGGCTTTCGGGTGGTGCGCGAGCGAGAACATATCGCACTGGCGAGAGACAATCCGGATGGGACACAGACCCCGCTTACATTGCCCAACCACCCACATCTCAAGAGTTCAACTTTACGCACCATCTGCACGCAAGCCGGGATTTCGCGAGACGAGTTCCTGAAGGCATACGAGAAAAGCTAAAGTGGCAGGACCGAAAGACAACGACGCATCTAACTATCCACTGCACCGTATTGCTGCCCGTTTGCGGTTCTGAGTGAATGTGAAAGGCCCCGGTTTGGGCAGCAAACGGTGACTGGGAGCGTTAGGCGGCGCAACTGGTAGACAGATGCGAGGTAAAGGAGGAGGTTATGGATTTCGGTATTATTTCTCTCTCAACTGTGGAGAGCTACAAAGACATTGCTTTCGCCGAGAGTAAGGGCTTCACCCATGCGTGGCTCGCCGATTCCCAGATGGTCTGGGCTGATGTCTATCAGTGTCTGGCCCTGTGCGCCACCAAAACCACGACGATCAAACTTGGTACAAACGTTACAAACCCGAGTTCGCGCATTGCCCCGGTGACCGCCTGCAACTTTGCCACCTTGAACATGCTGGCCCCCGGTCGGGTCATTATGGGCATCGGTACGGGCAATACCTCCCGGCGGACACTCGGGATGCCCGCCGCCAAACTCGCGGAACTGCGCACCCATGTGGACGTGTGTCGCGGGCTCCTGCGTGGCGCGACCGTGCCCTATCAAGAAGGGGAACGGCGGCGCCTAATCAAATTTCTCAACCCGGACGGTGGATTCATCAACCTCCAGGCACCAATTCCGATTTACGTTGCGGGCAGTGGTCCGAAGACACTGGAGCTGGCGGGAGAGATCGGCGATGGAGTGATCTTGTTTGGGACCGTTGGGGATAGTCTGCTTGGCTACACCCTGAGCCATCTCCGACGTGGCGCTGAACGTGCAGGGAAACGGGTGGAGGACCTGTACATCGTGGTGCTCACGGCCTTCCATCTCACTACGCCAGGTGAGAGTTTGGCCTCGCTCCAGCAAGCGGTGGGGCCGCTCGTGGTTTCGGAGTGCAACATCTTTTCCCTTTCCGTCACCAACCCCTTCGAGCTCCCCGGAGATATTCGCGATGACCTCATGGCCTTTAAGACCGCCTACCGTACTCCCAATGTCCCGATCGAGACCCGCCATTTGGACCTCTACACTGGGTATTGTGCCGAGTTTAAGCCGGAGCATGCGCCGCTGGTGACCGAGCGGATGATCAAGGAGACGACCCTGACAGGTACGCCTGAAGAGATTCAAGAACGGATTCGCAAGATGCAGGCGATGGGGGTAAAACAAGTGGCAGTAGCAGGAGGAGAACCTGAGATCGCCGATTTTGCTACCCACTTCATTCAGGCGATGCGGTAGCTCAGACCGTAGCGTTAAACCGGCGGAGAGAGGCAAAAGTGAAATGCTCCTCACCCCTTAATGCACCGCCTGCTAACAACGCCGTGCTCGTGACCGCCGCCCGCGTGCGGTTCCTGCTGAAAGTGAAAGGTTGCGTTTAGGCGGCGGCCCGAGACGGCAGGCGCTGAGTCTTACACACAACTCTGAAGCGTGGGGCCAAAGCCGCTATACTGTGGGCTACTACGACTTTTGAGAGGTGCTGCGCGATGAGCTGGGTAGCGAACGAAGTGGCCGGGTGTCGGCTGAAAGATCAACGGTTACGCGTGGCCGGTGAAGTACAGTGGGACTGTCCCGAGACCTTGGTGGTGAGTGTGGCTGACCGTGAGGGAGATAGCCACGAATGGTTTCTTGATGCTGCCCAGCGTGCGGACGAAGAGCAGGCGGCCTTTGTGATCCGCGCCAAGTGCAATCGTCGCGTTGAAGCGCAGCCGCAGGATACCTATTTATGGGAGACGCTGCGGGCAGCGCCAGTACTGGGCCAGACGACGGGTGAGGTCTCAGAGCAAGCCAAGCGTACCGCGCGCCAAGCACGCCTCACGGTGCGGACACGTTCAGTCACCTTCAACCGGGGGCGGCGTCGGGGTGGGAACTTGCCCCCGGGCAGGGTGCAAGCTGTCTAGGTGAAAGAGGACGTACCGCCCGAAGGTGAGGAGCCCTTGGAATGGATGCTGTTGACCAATCTGCTGGTGGGCGATTTTCCCACCGCCGAGCTGATTATCGGCTGGTATCGGGCGCGGGGGGAAATCGAAGTGTATTGTCGCGTTCTCAAGCAGGGGTGTCAGATTGAGAAGCTCCGCTTGGAAGCGCCCGAACGGTTAGAGCGCGGTATTGCTGTCTACATGATTATTGCCTGGCGCTTGCATTACCTCACCCATGCCACCCGTGCTTCTCCTCACGTCCCGTGCACGGTAGTGTTCGAGGGGCAGGAATGGCAAACGATGTATCTGCTGCACCAACAAAAACGCCCGCCGCAGAAGCCGCCACCGTTACGGACGACGACGCGCATGCTGGCCCAACTCGGTGGGTTTCTTGCTCGCACGGGCGATGGTGAGCCTGGGGTAGAAACGATCTGGCGGGGGGACATGGAGATGATGCGCGCCATGCATACCCTCGCTCTTGCCAGGGCGGTCGGCCTCTGAAAAATTGTGTGTAATGGTGAGGGCGCGGCGTTAGGGCTCAGAAAAAATGCTTTCCAGGCTGCGGTGAGATTTCAGGTTTGCCATGCTATAATCCTGGCGGAGGAAAGGCCATGAGCCAGACGCTCACACTAGAACTGAGTGATGAAGTTTACACTGCAATCCAATCCCACGCGGAAATGGCTGGTGCGTCCCTACCCCATTGGATCGCCACGCTGCTTGAACAGCAGTATAGCCGTCTACCGGATTGGCAAAGGGTGCGTGCCCAACGCACAGAAGAAGAGAAGCAGGCGGCGCGCGCACGGTTCGAGCGACACTTTGGGGAAGTCGATCTCGGCTATGCCACAGGTGTGGACAATGAGCAGATTGATGCAGACCTTGCTCAAGAGTACGCCAATACGCATGAGGAATCCTAATGCTCCTGGATACCTCAGGACTTCTGTGCCTTCACCACAAAGCGGAGCCGTACCACATACAAGCAGGGGTGCTCTACAAGCACGCCCACAGCCGATTCACTCACAGCTATGTGCTGGCGGAGTTCGTGGCGCTAGTAACTGCGCGCCGTCTCCCTCGTCTTCCTGCCTTAACCTACGTCGCCGACCTGCTGGAGAACCCTGATATCGAGACCGTATGGATTGACGAGGCCTTACACCGCGAAGCGATGGCGCTCTTACTGTCACGGCAAGATAAGACCTACTCGTTGTGTGATGCGGTGAGCTTCATCCTGATGCGGCAGCGGAACCTCACGGAAGCGCTCACGACGGATCGTCACTTCGAGCAAGAGGGGTTTCGGAGGTTACTCGGAGGAACACTCTCATGAACCTATGAGGGTGACACGAAGCAATCACCTAACAACAGCCTGCAGGCTGACCGCGGCCCGCGAGCGGTTCTGAGTGAATGCGAAAGGACACGTCAGGGCGGCTCGCGGTGAGCTAAGGCGTTCGGAGATTCAATATGAGCATATGGGATACTTTCACGAACGCTATCAAAAGCATTCCTGAAGCTGCGGTGTTGCGTGAGCATGTTTCGCTGCTCCGCGACCAGTTTACGGCGGTGGAGCAACGCGCGACGGTAGCGGAAAGCAGAGTACATGATCTTGAGCTTGAAAACGCCGATCTGCGCGACCAGATACGGAATTTCCAGGAACAGCTCTCGACAGGCAGCGGGAACCGACGCAAACCGATTGAAGAACGCATCCTTAGCTTGTTGGTATCCAGACCTCACTTGACTGCTCCTCTTATAGCGCACGAGTTGGAAACAAATCCTGAAACGATCAAATTTCATCTTGAAGAATTGAAGCAAGCGCACATGGTCAACGATCAAGTTGCCATGGGCACAGCCTCCAGATGGCATCTGGCTCAAGACGGGCGCGGCTATTTGATGGAGTACGGACTTCTGAAGTAGGGACCCTCCGAACAAGGCGCTCGTCCGCATCGCGGCCCCGTAGCGGCTCTGGTTGTTGAGTGGTCGCATCCGGGCCGCTCGCGGACAGCTCTGCGTTAGCCTGTCAGATCCACAACCCTTTTTAAGGAGGTAACGCAATGTCCATTCTCACGTTTTCTGCGAAAGTCTCGGGTAGTCTGAACGGTGATGCCATCCAGGTCAGTGGCAACGGGCACGTAGATTCCTCGCTTGGCCTGACAGACGGTACCTACGACTTTCGGCTTCCGGGGGACTTTGATCCACTTCTCTTGAGCGCGTTTCTCGTTTGTGGCTACCCAAACGCCTGTGCGGGCATCGAGAAGACGCCAAACATTTTTGCAGGCAGGAGCTACGAGTACCGTCGCATACTCAAGTTGCGCGATGGTGGAGAGATATCACAGCGGGCGACGATTCTCGTCCACGAAGATCGGATCGAGTCTCGGATGCATCTTAGCGGTAGCGCGCATGTGCCGAAACTCACGGCTGTGGAGCCCGTTGTTGAGTCCTGGGAACCTCATGGGCCCGGCGGAATTCGCGGACACTTCACGATCGCATGGCCTACTGAGAAGGGGTTCTTGGTCGTTGGCGACGCCTACTCAAGTTACCAAGTGGACTCGGCACATGAGCAAAGCGGTCTTCTGCACCGATTCATCTCGATGCGAACCCTTCTGCACGCAACTCAGCTGCGGCTTCGCGAAATCCAGACAGAGGGCCTATTCTCAGTTCTGCCGCCTAAACTGTGGATTCCCGATGACAATCGACGTGAGCCCTTTCAAAGGGAGTTCGTACAGGCTCGGTGCGAGTAGACCACGGGACTCGCTTAACAGTCAGAGAACCTGACTGAAACGTAATTGATTGATAAGGAGTCTTAAATGCCGGGGGTTAACCTTCCCTACCAACCGATCCGTCAGCAGCTATACACGGGTGTTGAGCTGTTTCGGGGCTTCGAGCCTAGTGAACCAGCATCTTGGGGACAGACAGCGGACTTTGCTATCTACAAGCACTTCGTTACAGAGGGTCGTAATGCACCAGTCAACCCGTACATGAGAATGGTGCAGGCACTACATGATAATACCATCACGCAGTCTACAATCACTCTCATCACCGGCCGCAAGGTTGCTGCCATCATGGGTGGGCATAAGATGGCGCGCGATTCTACGACTTATAGGGACATAGCGATCCTTGCTCGTCGGCTTACTCGAAATGGCATCCTAATGTGTACTGGTGGCGGACCTGGGGCTATGGAAGCAAGCCACTTAGGGGCTGCACTCGCAGCAGGGGCTGATTCAGACCTCAACAACGCGCTAGCCCAGTTGAAAACTCAGCCTGTGGTCCCAGCACTCGGAAACATTGTTGATCGCAATGGTATGGTTGATCCAGCGTTGGTAGCTCAGGCGCACGCATGGTTCAAACCAGCGTACGAACTCGCCGCATCAATCAATTCTCCAGATGAAAGCCTAGCAATCCCGACATGGCACTATGGTCATGAGCCTACTACTCCATTTGCCTCCCATATCGCCAAGTATTTTCAGAACAGCATCCGAGAAGACGGGCTCCTAGCACTCGCGAAACAGGGTATCGTCTACTCAGAAGGCAAGGCCGGAACAATCCAAGAAATCTTCCAGGACAATGCGCAAAACTACTACAAGACCTTTGACTATTTCAGTCCGATAGTACTGTTTGGGTCTCAGTACTGGACCACGGACTATCCTGTAGTTGGCGTTCTTCAGAAGTTGTTCACGCCTGCTGATTTCACGAAGTATGTGTTAGTAACGGACGATGTTGACACTGCTGCACAGTTCATCGAGCAGTTTAACCCATAAGCTAGGCTAACTAGTCGCGCCACCGCATCGTTGCCCGCTTGCGGTTCTGCTGAATCTGAAAAGCCGCGGTTGGGCCGCTCGCGGTGCGCGGCAGCGTTAGGCGGTCATGGGAGAGTTCACTATACAGCAGAGACTGTTAAGAGGTCTTGGCATTTTTTTATTGACAATATCACTTTATATTCTTACGTGGTCTCTAATCACCGACTTCACTGTTTCTCTCAAGGCAAGAGGACTGGAACTCTCCAATTATGAATTCGCACTAAAGCATGAAGGACTGGAAAAGATGAATTTCTATTTAGAGGCTATTCTCTGGGAACAAAAGGCAAACGGATTTGCAGAGCAAGTCCTACTTGGCATCATCGCAGTTGCCGGGAGTGGCATCTTGCTTGCCCTAAGTACCAAAGCGAAGGCATCATGACTTGCCTACCACTGTAGCGATCGGGTGGGCTATTAGTGAACCGCAACAGTGGTAAATATACAACAGCTTGGGAGAATAAGATGCGTACCCACAAGATTAAAGTCACAATCCCAGCAGATCATCAGTTAGCAGTTCGGGTGCCTGATGACTTTCCGACGGGTCCAGCCGAAGTGATCATCCAGGCCGACTTCTCTGTCGAGCAGCGAATTGTAAAACTCGCTGGCGTCCTCGCGCCACAGGTGCCCCCGCCGCTGCATGTTGATCCAATAGCCGACGCTCTCCAAGAATTCCGTCACGAACGACAACAACGGTTCGAGAAGTTAGAGATGGATTCAGGAGTGCCGAAGGATTCCTAACCGTGAATTACGTCACAGACGCCCATGCCCTGCTATGGCATTTGTATTGGCCGCAACGCGTGGGTGGCGCGGCTCAGCAGGTGTTTTCTGAGGCAGACGCAGGACAAGGATGTGTCCACGTTCCCGCCGTGGTTGTCGCAGAAATGTTAATGGTGGTCCAGAAAGGCCGCCTGCCCGGCGCGTCGCTCGATCACCTACTCCCACACCTGCGAGCAATGGCTGCAAGTGATAACTATCCGCTCTCGCCCTTGTTACCCGAAATAGTTATTGCCAGTCATCAATATACGATCATTCCTGATATTTTCGACCGCCTCATCGTCACCGAAACGATTTCACGTGGTGTTCCTCTTGTGACTCGTGATCCAGTGATTCGGCAGTCGCGTTTGATCCCCACGGTATGGGATTGAGATTATCAATGTACAAAGATAGGGAGCCGCCTAACAATCGCCTGCAGTCCGACCGCGCCCGCGAGCGGTTCCGAATGAATGCGAAAGGAGGCGGTGGGGCCGCGGCGGCGGCGGCGGGGCGTTAGCCCGCGCATGAAAGGTCAATGGTGTGGCTTTTTCTGCACTGCAACTTGACGATTCGTGAACATCGCCGTATACCTGATCTGGCATGGTCGGAACGAAGGAGAAGCCGATTACTTGGATCGGCTCGTCGCGTGAGGACTTGCGCCAGTTTCCCGCCGAAGCCCGACGCAGAGTGGGCTTTGAGTTACGGGCCATCCAACGCGGCGACGACCCGAGCGACTTTAAGCCGATGTCCCTCATTGGGCCAGGAACCTATGAGTTGCGCCTCCAGACCGACGATGCGTACCGTGTGTTTTACATCGCAAAGTTTCAGGAGGCCGTTTATGTGCTCCATGCCTTCCAGAAGAAAACCCAAAAGACCAGCAAGCACGATCTCGTCCTGGGCCAGCAGCGCTACGAAGCCGCGCAACGTGCGCACCGGTCCCAGCAAGCCAAGACAAAGCGACCAAGTCATGCGCGGTAGTAAGAATGTATTTGAAGATCTCGGATTTGCGACCGAGGAAGCGACCAATCTGAAGGTGCGGGCTGATTTGATGCTAGATTTACGGCGGTACATTTCTGAGCGGGGCTGGACGCAGGCAGAAGCGGCGACGTTCTTTGGCGAAACTCAACCACGCATTAGCAACCTCCTCAAGGGAGAGATCAGCCGGTTTAGTATTGACAAGCTCATTAACTTGTTGGCGCGGGCTGGGCTAGAGGTGCACGTAGAGACCAAACGAAAGGCGGCGTAGCCGGGCGCTGGGCTAACCATCGCCTCCAGCTCGACCGCGGCCCGCGTGCGGTTCCTGCTGAAGCCGAAAGGACTAGGTTGGGCGGCAAACGGTGACCGGGCGCGTTAGGTCGCGTATCGGCAATGGATACGCAAAGGTTTGTATCCTGCTGATCCATTACCGACTGGAGAAAGGAGGAAGTTATGCCGTTGCCGCTCATTCTTGCTGTGGCTGGTGCGCTCGCAGGTGGTGCATGGGGGGCCTACGGAGGGGTAAAACTTGGCAGTTGGTTGAAGAGCCCCCTCGGTGACGAGGAACAGAAAGCCGTTGCAGCCGCCTGCGCAAAGCTTGGGATCAAGTCGAGCGAGGACGTCAAGAAGCTTCCCGCCGAGAAGCAGCGACAATTCGCCAAGGCGCTTGACAGCAGCAAGAATAAAACTGCTTGAGTTTTTCTTTCTCGCAACTGCTTGATTCAACGGCGCCTCTGACCAAGACAGATAGTC comes from the Deltaproteobacteria bacterium genome and includes:
- a CDS encoding type II toxin-antitoxin system HicA family toxin; this encodes MVTKFPIDAPKSKVVKALGLLGFRVVREREHIALARDNPDGTQTPLTLPNHPHLKSSTLRTICTQAGISRDEFLKAYEKS
- a CDS encoding XRE family transcriptional regulator, whose product is MRGSKNVFEDLGFATEEATNLKVRADLMLDLRRYISERGWTQAEAATFFGETQPRISNLLKGEISRFSIDKLINLLARAGLEVHVETKRKAA
- a CDS encoding type II toxin-antitoxin system VapC family toxin, producing the protein MLLDTSGLLCLHHKAEPYHIQAGVLYKHAHSRFTHSYVLAEFVALVTARRLPRLPALTYVADLLENPDIETVWIDEALHREAMALLLSRQDKTYSLCDAVSFILMRQRNLTEALTTDRHFEQEGFRRLLGGTLS
- a CDS encoding type II toxin-antitoxin system RelE/ParE family toxin yields the protein MVGTKEKPITWIGSSREDLRQFPAEARRRVGFELRAIQRGDDPSDFKPMSLIGPGTYELRLQTDDAYRVFYIAKFQEAVYVLHAFQKKTQKTSKHDLVLGQQRYEAAQRAHRSQQAKTKRPSHAR
- a CDS encoding type II toxin-antitoxin system HicB family antitoxin encodes the protein MKSIKIIIEKHADGYVAYPLGLKGVVVGEGDTYEEALADVKSAIRFHIETFGMEVLEEESVVLEAFIAEAGVAP
- a CDS encoding LLM class flavin-dependent oxidoreductase, with translation MDFGIISLSTVESYKDIAFAESKGFTHAWLADSQMVWADVYQCLALCATKTTTIKLGTNVTNPSSRIAPVTACNFATLNMLAPGRVIMGIGTGNTSRRTLGMPAAKLAELRTHVDVCRGLLRGATVPYQEGERRRLIKFLNPDGGFINLQAPIPIYVAGSGPKTLELAGEIGDGVILFGTVGDSLLGYTLSHLRRGAERAGKRVEDLYIVVLTAFHLTTPGESLASLQQAVGPLVVSECNIFSLSVTNPFELPGDIRDDLMAFKTAYRTPNVPIETRHLDLYTGYCAEFKPEHAPLVTERMIKETTLTGTPEEIQERIRKMQAMGVKQVAVAGGEPEIADFATHFIQAMR
- a CDS encoding IS4 family transposase: MKEDVPPEGEEPLEWMLLTNLLVGDFPTAELIIGWYRARGEIEVYCRVLKQGCQIEKLRLEAPERLERGIAVYMIIAWRLHYLTHATRASPHVPCTVVFEGQEWQTMYLLHQQKRPPQKPPPLRTTTRMLAQLGGFLARTGDGEPGVETIWRGDMEMMRAMHTLALARAVGL